A DNA window from Gammaproteobacteria bacterium contains the following coding sequences:
- a CDS encoding heterodisulfide reductase-related iron-sulfur binding cluster, translating to MSNDTNKPGNHNTGPDGAGPGTMKPGFHNTDGQGIAGHGSFFQASNLSGEDAIKATEWVRKHVDRRTVDLGERMDDIREHMWELEKDGEIIVHRITDDHKPEVVKTLFGWDKKVPVTQLWHHKSCGQCGNIPGYPTSLMWFMNKFGFVPGKDYLDETDQTSCTAWNYHGSGIGNVESLAAVFLRNFHQAYVSGNRMGYKPGHFYPLVHCGTSFGNYKEIRKYLVESSALREKVKKILGKLGRLVDGKLVIPEEIIHYSEWVHVMRNRIANELQTIDVSNIRTTVHAACHYYKMVHEDAIYDPDVLGGNRTAPGTSIAQALGADVIDYSTWYDCCGFGFRHIISEREFTRSFTMDRKIKVARQEANADVMLGIDTGCITTMDKNQWIGRSHNQEFNLPIMADVQFAALACGADPFKIVQLQWHASPCEEVVEKMGISWGDAKVKFEAYLKEVEAGKIEYLYDPKLAIGG from the coding sequence ATGAGCAACGACACCAACAAACCTGGTAATCACAATACTGGCCCCGATGGCGCCGGTCCTGGGACCATGAAGCCAGGGTTTCATAACACCGATGGCCAAGGTATTGCTGGCCATGGCTCGTTCTTTCAGGCATCGAATCTTTCTGGCGAAGATGCGATCAAGGCGACAGAGTGGGTGCGAAAACATGTGGACCGTCGCACCGTCGATCTTGGTGAGCGTATGGATGATATACGCGAACACATGTGGGAACTGGAAAAAGATGGCGAAATCATAGTTCATCGCATAACCGATGATCACAAACCTGAAGTCGTAAAGACGCTTTTTGGCTGGGATAAAAAAGTCCCGGTTACTCAGTTGTGGCATCACAAATCTTGCGGCCAGTGCGGCAATATTCCCGGTTATCCGACTTCGTTGATGTGGTTCATGAACAAGTTTGGTTTTGTCCCCGGTAAAGATTATCTGGACGAAACAGATCAGACCTCCTGTACGGCATGGAACTATCACGGTTCAGGCATAGGCAACGTTGAATCACTCGCTGCCGTATTCTTACGCAACTTTCATCAGGCCTATGTCTCAGGTAACCGCATGGGTTACAAACCAGGTCATTTTTATCCACTTGTCCACTGCGGTACTTCTTTCGGAAATTATAAAGAAATTCGCAAGTATCTGGTCGAGTCGAGTGCACTCCGTGAAAAGGTAAAAAAGATACTGGGTAAGCTTGGTCGTCTGGTTGACGGCAAGCTGGTGATACCGGAAGAGATTATTCACTATTCGGAATGGGTTCATGTAATGCGTAATCGTATTGCCAATGAATTACAGACCATCGATGTTTCCAATATTCGTACAACCGTGCACGCGGCGTGTCACTACTACAAGATGGTACATGAAGATGCGATTTACGACCCAGATGTACTCGGTGGTAATCGTACTGCACCGGGTACTTCCATCGCTCAGGCGCTAGGCGCTGATGTTATTGATTACTCAACCTGGTATGACTGTTGTGGATTTGGTTTCCGTCACATCATTTCAGAGCGCGAATTTACCCGTTCTTTCACGATGGATAGAAAAATCAAAGTCGCACGCCAGGAGGCAAATGCTGACGTGATGTTAGGCATAGACACCGGCTGTATTACAACAATGGATAAGAATCAATGGATAGGTCGTTCTCATAATCAGGAATTTAATTTACCGATTATGGCCGATGTGCAATTTGCCGCACTCGCATGTGGCGCCGATCCGTTCAAGATTGTACAACTGCAATGGCACGCCTCACCATGTGAAGAAGTCGTGGAGAAAATGGGAATTAGCTGGGGTGACGCCAAGGTTAAATTCGAAGCCTATCTGAAAGAAGTTGAAGCAGGCAAAATCGAATATCTCTATGATCCAAAACTCGCGATTGGGGGCTAA
- a CDS encoding 4Fe-4S dicluster domain-containing protein has product MQQIFDDIRSDFRYDHELNGCLNCGICTATCPSAQFYDYSPREIVQLLWTENVDQIYDAMQEKIWACAQCMTCAARCPFKNSPGGLVAIMREVSIKHGMQSAKDVLRPFGRVMLKLITTGNQLSPDMIQPDHFPDWGPNIQKVEGNLKTLRKAIPVKTLQTTDTAWEVSLKTSVEMYTIWEMTGVLDALELMDENLFDVIEDFIDEKREEYEEWLEEQEEDDD; this is encoded by the coding sequence ATGCAGCAGATATTCGACGATATCCGCAGCGATTTCCGCTATGATCACGAACTCAATGGGTGCTTAAACTGCGGTATTTGCACCGCCACCTGTCCTTCCGCGCAATTCTACGACTATAGCCCAAGAGAAATTGTCCAACTGCTTTGGACAGAAAACGTCGATCAGATTTACGATGCAATGCAGGAAAAAATCTGGGCATGCGCGCAATGCATGACTTGCGCCGCACGTTGTCCGTTTAAGAATTCTCCCGGCGGTCTGGTGGCTATCATGCGTGAAGTCTCCATCAAACACGGCATGCAATCGGCAAAAGATGTGTTGCGTCCGTTTGGCCGCGTCATGCTTAAATTGATTACCACCGGCAATCAGCTTTCCCCCGACATGATACAACCCGATCACTTTCCCGATTGGGGTCCCAATATTCAAAAAGTTGAAGGCAATCTCAAAACGCTGCGCAAAGCGATTCCAGTAAAAACACTGCAGACGACGGATACCGCTTGGGAAGTCAGTCTCAAGACATCTGTCGAAATGTATACCATTTGGGAAATGACAGGCGTACTGGACGCGCTGGAGTTAATGGATGAGAACCTCTTCGATGTCATCGAAGATTTCATCGATGAAAAACGCGAAGAATACGAAGAATGGCTTGAAGAACAGGAAGAAGACGACGATTGA
- a CDS encoding DsrE/DsrF/DrsH-like family protein — translation MDEKKLAIIATKGSLDWAYPPFILGSTAAALGYEVQIFFTFYGLQLLKKKLDLKVTSLGNPAMPMPMPVPVMMQALPGMQAMMTSMMKAKMKKKGVADVLELRDLCIEADVKIIACQMTVDLFDFKHSDLIDGIEYGGAATFFEFAGESDVNLYM, via the coding sequence ATGGACGAAAAAAAACTCGCGATTATCGCAACCAAAGGCTCGCTTGATTGGGCATATCCCCCATTCATTCTCGGGTCAACGGCGGCCGCGCTGGGTTATGAAGTGCAGATATTCTTCACTTTTTATGGGCTGCAATTGTTAAAGAAGAAGCTGGATCTGAAAGTGACATCGCTGGGAAATCCTGCGATGCCTATGCCTATGCCAGTCCCAGTAATGATGCAGGCTTTGCCGGGCATGCAAGCCATGATGACTTCCATGATGAAGGCAAAGATGAAGAAAAAGGGTGTCGCAGATGTGCTCGAACTGCGCGATCTTTGCATAGAAGCAGACGTAAAGATTATTGCCTGTCAAATGACAGTCGATTTGTTTGATTTCAAACATAGCGATTTGATTGATGGGATTGAATATGGCGGCGCAGCAACTTTTTTTGAGTTTGCCGGCGAATCTGACGTCAACCTTTATATGTAG
- a CDS encoding sulfurtransferase TusA family protein, with protein MANFDQELDASGLNCPLPILRAKKSLATLSAGQVLHVIATDPGAVKDFEAFAKQTGNELMESREEGGKFYFLIKKS; from the coding sequence ATGGCGAATTTTGATCAGGAACTGGATGCATCGGGTTTGAATTGTCCACTACCTATCTTGCGTGCCAAGAAATCGCTGGCGACGTTATCTGCAGGGCAGGTATTACACGTTATTGCCACCGATCCGGGTGCGGTAAAAGATTTTGAGGCGTTTGCAAAGCAAACCGGTAATGAGTTGATGGAGTCACGTGAAGAAGGTGGCAAGTTTTACTTTCTGATCAAAAAGAGCTAA
- a CDS encoding M48 family metalloprotease yields MKHWYLIFRILLLSLPSALVSANDINLPTIGTEANTRLSVEEEEQLGAAFMRSIRLHLPVSSDPEVIDYIWNLGFQLVSSSNFNTRPFYFFVVNESIINAFAGPGGYIGVNAGLILASRDEHELAGVIAHEIAHIAQRHLDRAFSAAEKLTLPTAAAIVAAILLGGKDINLAEAALAATLAANIQTQLNFTRKHELEADHIGMQILVASEFDPHAMPRFFERLQQQDRLYDDQLPEFLRTHPVTTNRIAESKDRASKYLLKPKSSDIQYQLIREKLRVANSTNPGKLVKFYSANKEAGIAEHRFAHDYGYALALHADGQFKKARNILNQLIKNDKERISYRVLLAQIEFADGNQALSEKIFHDAWQLYPRNRTVTQYYVEMLLASNQAAKAINLLKTQLDQRPSPVVFELLAKAEGENDRPGAALAMLAEYYFMFGQIHTAIEQLSLALRQKDVSASEANRIEQRIAELKRIAIIEKEFR; encoded by the coding sequence TTGAAGCACTGGTATTTGATTTTCCGAATTTTGCTATTGTCCCTGCCGTCCGCACTAGTGTCTGCAAACGATATTAATTTGCCGACGATTGGCACCGAAGCCAACACACGTCTATCGGTAGAAGAAGAAGAGCAGCTTGGCGCGGCCTTCATGCGTAGTATTCGCCTACATTTGCCGGTTTCCAGTGACCCTGAAGTTATCGACTATATATGGAATCTTGGCTTTCAACTGGTTTCCAGCAGTAATTTCAACACCCGTCCCTTTTATTTTTTCGTCGTCAATGAATCCATCATCAACGCTTTTGCAGGTCCTGGCGGCTATATTGGTGTCAATGCAGGACTAATATTGGCGTCACGGGATGAACACGAACTGGCTGGCGTCATTGCACACGAAATCGCGCACATCGCGCAACGCCACCTCGATCGTGCGTTTAGTGCCGCGGAGAAACTCACGCTACCAACAGCCGCCGCCATTGTTGCGGCCATATTACTGGGCGGGAAAGATATTAATCTTGCAGAGGCCGCTCTTGCCGCCACGCTCGCCGCCAACATACAGACACAACTCAATTTTACGCGCAAACATGAACTGGAGGCCGACCATATTGGCATGCAGATTCTTGTCGCGTCAGAATTTGATCCACATGCGATGCCGCGTTTCTTTGAGCGTCTCCAACAGCAAGATCGGCTATATGATGATCAACTACCCGAATTTCTACGCACTCACCCAGTGACAACGAATCGCATTGCTGAATCGAAAGATCGAGCAAGTAAGTATTTACTTAAGCCCAAAAGCTCGGATATCCAATATCAGCTGATAAGAGAAAAGTTACGTGTCGCCAATAGCACCAATCCTGGCAAACTGGTGAAATTTTATTCTGCCAATAAAGAGGCTGGAATTGCAGAACACCGTTTTGCTCACGATTATGGCTACGCCCTCGCACTACATGCCGATGGTCAGTTTAAAAAGGCGCGCAACATCCTCAATCAACTCATCAAGAATGACAAGGAGCGCATTAGCTACCGCGTATTGCTTGCCCAAATCGAGTTTGCCGATGGCAACCAGGCCTTGAGTGAAAAGATTTTCCACGACGCATGGCAGCTCTATCCTCGAAATCGCACCGTCACGCAATATTATGTAGAGATGCTACTCGCCTCCAACCAGGCAGCGAAAGCAATCAATCTCCTTAAAACCCAGCTCGATCAACGCCCATCACCGGTTGTATTCGAGCTTTTAGCTAAAGCTGAAGGTGAAAATGATAGACCTGGCGCCGCCTTGGCGATGCTTGCTGAATATTATTTTATGTTTGGTCAGATTCATACTGCCATTGAACAATTGAGTCTTGCCCTACGCCAGAAAGATGTTTCCGCGTCTGAAGCCAACAGAATCGAGCAACGTATCGCCGAACTGAAGCGCATTGCAATTATCGAAAAAGAATTTCGGTAA
- the soxX gene encoding sulfur oxidation c-type cytochrome SoxX → MKSKGTLVSAISAVAIVIGSLGAQSAVADVVEEGREIAFDRKKGNCLACHAIDAKGASLPGNIGPPLKNIKDRFASKEKLRAQIYDATVNNPNTIMPPFGRHNILSGGELDKVVEFIYSL, encoded by the coding sequence ATGAAATCCAAGGGAACGCTCGTTTCAGCGATCAGCGCCGTTGCTATCGTTATCGGTAGCTTGGGGGCACAATCGGCTGTTGCGGATGTGGTTGAAGAAGGTCGCGAGATCGCTTTTGACCGTAAGAAGGGGAACTGTCTGGCGTGTCACGCCATTGATGCAAAGGGCGCCAGCCTGCCAGGCAATATCGGCCCGCCATTGAAAAACATCAAAGATAGATTTGCCAGCAAGGAAAAATTACGTGCGCAGATTTATGACGCCACGGTAAACAATCCAAACACCATCATGCCACCTTTTGGCAGACACAACATTCTGTCAGGCGGTGAGCTGGATAAAGTTGTTGAATTCATCTATTCGCTCTAA
- the soxY gene encoding thiosulfate oxidation carrier protein SoxY has product MKRRTFLKGSLMTSALGVAVGAGLLKPNTVLAAWPEAAFKADSMDGAISAVDGGGATETDKIKFVKTPEIAENGNVVPINIETSLSDIEAISVLVENNPSPLACQYLLTSNCDGYIAARIKMRKTSDVTAIVRAGGKNYMAKKQIKVTIGGCGG; this is encoded by the coding sequence ATGAAACGCAGAACCTTCTTGAAAGGCAGCCTGATGACCAGCGCACTAGGTGTCGCTGTCGGCGCCGGTTTGTTAAAGCCGAATACGGTGCTCGCTGCGTGGCCAGAGGCCGCGTTCAAGGCTGACTCAATGGATGGCGCAATTTCCGCCGTTGATGGTGGTGGCGCTACTGAAACCGACAAAATCAAATTTGTAAAAACTCCAGAAATCGCGGAGAACGGTAACGTAGTACCTATAAACATCGAAACCAGCCTGAGTGACATCGAGGCTATATCCGTACTTGTTGAGAACAACCCTTCTCCTCTAGCTTGTCAGTATTTGTTGACCAGCAACTGCGATGGTTATATCGCTGCCCGTATCAAGATGCGTAAGACATCTGACGTAACTGCGATTGTAAGAGCAGGCGGCAAAAACTATATGGCTAAGAAGCAGATCAAGGTCACTATCGGCGGTTGCGGCGGTTAA
- the soxZ gene encoding thiosulfate oxidation carrier complex protein SoxZ: MAKNTIKIRAEMKGGKANVKALFKHEMETGLAKDKKTGEKIPAHFIQEVICEHNGNKVLTANWGVAVSKNPYISFRFSGASKGDTIKISWTDNKGDSDTAEGKID, translated from the coding sequence ATGGCAAAAAACACCATTAAGATCAGAGCTGAGATGAAAGGCGGCAAAGCCAATGTCAAAGCACTCTTCAAACACGAAATGGAAACCGGCCTGGCGAAAGATAAAAAAACAGGGGAAAAAATCCCTGCGCATTTTATCCAGGAAGTAATATGTGAACACAATGGCAATAAGGTTCTTACTGCCAATTGGGGTGTTGCAGTTTCGAAAAACCCCTACATCTCCTTCCGCTTCTCTGGTGCAAGCAAAGGGGACACAATCAAGATTAGTTGGACAGACAACAAAGGTGATAGTGATACTGCGGAAGGCAAGATCGACTGA
- the soxA gene encoding sulfur oxidation c-type cytochrome SoxA produces MQKMMAVAVALVGILGSVNIASASPESDKKAFQNYYKNKFPQTKFSDFANGVYSIDAASREQWETIEEFPPYELDISEGEEIYNKSAELKSCFPDAPSGVAHKYPYFDTSKGEVITLPLAINNCLQAAGKEPMKYEKGKIAQLTAYMAYQSRGKKVDVKVPNEAAQAAYEDGKKFYYTRRGQLNMACAHCHIDNAGMRIRADLLSPGLGHPTHFPVYRSKWGGLGTLHRRFGGCNKQVRAKPFKAQSKEYRNLEYFLTYMSNGLEWNGPGSRK; encoded by the coding sequence ATGCAAAAGATGATGGCAGTTGCCGTTGCTCTGGTTGGAATACTTGGCAGTGTGAACATTGCCTCTGCTTCCCCAGAAAGCGACAAAAAGGCTTTTCAGAACTACTACAAAAATAAATTTCCTCAAACCAAGTTTTCTGATTTCGCAAACGGCGTTTATTCGATTGATGCGGCATCTCGCGAGCAGTGGGAAACCATCGAAGAATTTCCACCGTACGAGCTGGATATATCAGAAGGCGAGGAAATCTATAACAAGAGTGCAGAACTAAAGAGCTGTTTTCCTGATGCACCGAGTGGCGTTGCACACAAGTATCCGTACTTTGACACAAGCAAAGGTGAAGTTATCACCTTGCCACTTGCCATTAACAACTGCCTTCAGGCTGCTGGCAAGGAACCTATGAAGTATGAGAAAGGTAAAATAGCCCAGTTGACTGCATATATGGCATATCAGTCTCGCGGTAAGAAAGTCGATGTTAAAGTTCCTAATGAAGCAGCGCAAGCGGCCTACGAGGATGGCAAGAAGTTCTACTATACTCGTCGCGGTCAGCTGAATATGGCCTGTGCTCACTGTCATATTGACAATGCCGGTATGCGTATTCGTGCAGACTTGTTAAGCCCAGGACTTGGACATCCAACTCACTTCCCGGTATATCGCTCAAAATGGGGTGGTTTGGGTACCTTGCATCGTCGCTTTGGCGGCTGTAACAAGCAGGTACGCGCCAAGCCATTCAAGGCTCAGAGCAAGGAATATCGCAATCTCGAATATTTCTTGACCTATATGAGCAACGGTCTGGAGTGGAATGGACCTGGTTCTCGTAAGTAA